A single genomic interval of Methylobacterium bullatum harbors:
- the amn gene encoding AMP nucleosidase has translation MTTSEWRPMESVGDAETAVDRLAALYAGAIQSLQTALTRYLDGGAAPDHAERLQFRYPELRITYHPSGPIPRFSRATAKFQSPGTYATTVTQPAHFRPYLLEQLTPLIRDYGATLEVGLSAQEIPYPYVLEPGANLSGSGITPRDLATYFPVPLLSVVGDEIADGLWVAPVEEPKPLALFDAIRVDYSLRRLVHYTGGDWRDVQPWILLTNYHRYVDGFIRHGLELLASGRDGYERMILPGGITVSREEAASIDPAGLIAASPWHKFQMPAYHLVARGPDGSMQGTTLVNIGVGPSNAKTITDHLAVLRPHCWLMVGHCGGLRQSQTIGDYVLAHGYLRRDRILDELVPPDVPVPALAEVQLALQAAAASVTGETSDDLKRRLRTGTVVTYDDRNWELRFSQERRRINLSRAIGVDMESGTIAAQGYRLRVPYGTLLCVSDKPLHGEIKLPGAANAFYERAVAEHLLIGLSALDILRADRNGLHSRKLRSFDEPPFR, from the coding sequence GTGACCACCAGCGAATGGCGCCCGATGGAATCCGTGGGCGATGCCGAGACCGCCGTCGACCGCCTCGCCGCCTTGTACGCGGGTGCGATCCAGTCGCTCCAGACCGCCCTGACCCGCTATCTCGACGGAGGCGCCGCGCCCGATCATGCCGAGCGGCTTCAGTTCCGCTATCCCGAATTGCGGATCACCTATCATCCGTCCGGGCCGATCCCGCGCTTTTCCCGCGCGACGGCGAAGTTCCAGTCTCCCGGCACCTACGCCACCACGGTGACGCAGCCGGCGCATTTCCGGCCGTACCTGCTGGAGCAGCTGACGCCCTTGATCCGGGATTACGGTGCGACCCTCGAAGTCGGCCTGAGCGCGCAGGAGATACCCTATCCCTATGTGCTGGAGCCCGGCGCCAACCTCTCGGGCAGTGGGATCACGCCGCGCGATCTGGCCACCTACTTCCCCGTCCCGCTGCTCTCTGTGGTGGGGGACGAGATCGCCGACGGCCTCTGGGTGGCACCGGTCGAGGAGCCGAAGCCCCTGGCGCTGTTCGACGCGATTCGGGTCGATTACTCCCTGCGCCGCCTCGTCCATTACACCGGCGGCGACTGGCGCGACGTCCAGCCATGGATCCTGCTGACGAACTACCATCGCTACGTCGACGGCTTCATCCGGCACGGCTTGGAGCTGCTCGCCAGCGGCAGGGACGGCTACGAACGCATGATCCTGCCCGGCGGCATCACCGTCTCGCGGGAGGAGGCGGCGAGCATCGATCCGGCGGGCCTCATCGCCGCGTCCCCCTGGCACAAGTTCCAGATGCCGGCCTACCACCTCGTGGCGCGCGGCCCCGACGGGTCGATGCAGGGCACCACGCTCGTGAATATCGGCGTCGGCCCCTCCAACGCCAAGACGATCACCGATCATCTGGCTGTCCTGCGTCCGCATTGCTGGCTGATGGTCGGCCATTGTGGCGGGTTGCGGCAGTCGCAGACCATCGGTGATTACGTCCTCGCCCATGGTTATCTGCGCCGGGATCGTATCCTCGACGAGCTGGTTCCGCCGGACGTGCCGGTGCCGGCCCTGGCCGAAGTCCAGCTCGCGCTCCAGGCGGCGGCCGCCAGCGTCACCGGTGAGACCAGCGACGACCTGAAGCGGCGCCTGCGCACGGGCACGGTGGTGACCTACGACGACCGCAACTGGGAGCTCCGCTTCAGCCAGGAGCGGCGGCGGATCAACCTGTCCCGCGCCATCGGCGTCGACATGGAGAGCGGCACCATCGCGGCTCAGGGCTACCGCCTGCGGGTTCCCTACGGCACGCTCCTCTGCGTGTCCGACAAGCCGCTCCACGGCGAGATCAAGCTGCCGGGGGCGGCCAACGCCTTCTACGAACGGGCGGTGGCCGAGCACCTGCTCATCGGCCTGTCCGCCCTCGATATCCTCCGCGCCGACCGCAACGGCCTGCATTCGCGCAAGCTGCGCAGCTTCGACGAACCGCCGTTCCGGTAG
- the ohrR_4 gene encoding Organic hydroperoxide resistance transcriptional regulator has product MSLDRRRIATEFSFALNAAANRMVRLHKPFLEPLGLTFSQYLVALELMNGAPLTVGELCVRLDMETGTLTPLLKRLEAAGVVTRTRDASDERRVLIDLTPHGRALEGALRGIPDKIRTACQLTPEAIEELRRTLDVLARPVAAP; this is encoded by the coding sequence ATGAGCCTGGATCGACGAAGGATCGCGACGGAATTTTCCTTCGCGCTCAATGCTGCCGCCAACCGCATGGTGCGGCTTCACAAACCGTTCCTCGAACCGCTGGGTCTGACGTTCTCGCAGTACCTCGTCGCCCTCGAATTGATGAACGGCGCGCCGCTGACCGTGGGCGAGTTATGTGTCCGCCTCGACATGGAGACCGGCACCCTGACGCCGCTGCTCAAGCGGCTGGAGGCCGCCGGCGTGGTAACGCGGACACGCGACGCCTCCGACGAACGCCGGGTGCTGATCGACCTGACTCCGCATGGCCGAGCCCTGGAAGGCGCGCTTCGCGGCATCCCCGACAAGATCCGAACGGCGTGTCAGCTGACCCCGGAGGCCATCGAAGAGCTGCGCCGCACTCTCGACGTCCTCGCGCGCCCGGTCGCCGCCCCGTGA
- the pbpG_2 gene encoding Penicillin-binding protein 2D yields MTDQEPERPKAPDVPDARTAAREAGQAARVLFRHLGFLLVTALRGLARSLLSTGRAAGRTLGTLGSRLTARTASARTSGTGASPAAGTAPAAQTPQSGWCGRLRQRPYLAAGLAALALPLVFVAGLVLYSFATLPPLGGVVPEGGQRALTVEADDGRVFATRGAFQGQKLTAADMPAHLAQAVVSIEDRRFYSHWGVDPRGLVRALWRNTVSGGVREGASTITQQYVRLTSLTQEKTLRRKIQEAFLALRVESTMSKEDILLGYLNTAYFGAGAYGIDAASRRYFGKGAKALTLPEAAMLAGLVRAPSQLAPTRNFGGAKERADIVLQTMVETGAITAAEADKARAETITLRTPPETPPGTNYFLDMVSADAKRLSDTSGDVTLRTTLNLDLQSLAEGVIARRLDAEGGKKKASQGAMVVLNKEGAILAMVGGRDYEDSQFNRATQAKRQAGSLFKLFVYLTAYEKGLSPETVLVDRPIQIGDWEPQNASGRFRGAVPLRTAFAQSINTIAAQLADEIGMASVIETARKLGVTSDLPNVPSLALGSAEVSLLEMTRAYAGVLASAQPLDTYGVHAIRGAGPDPLYLRPDAKPATPLPGESRAMMLDSLQAVVDSGTGRAARITNLAVGGKTGTTQDYRDAWFVGVTPDLVVGVWVGNDDNSSMNKVGGGDLPAAIFKDFTQRATVQMASRRKRPSAARAEPAPAAKETAAAGALRGVPEVIDTGTLSFRGRTVRLLGVDGERGALARQLARYLRRREVVCAPAAGGATDETQPTGLRCQIDGDDLASLILTAGGARASEDAPSDLLAAEEQARSERAGLWRRER; encoded by the coding sequence ATGACAGATCAAGAACCGGAACGGCCGAAGGCCCCTGACGTGCCGGATGCCCGAACCGCCGCCCGCGAAGCCGGGCAGGCGGCACGAGTCCTGTTCAGGCATCTCGGCTTCCTCCTCGTCACGGCCTTGCGCGGCCTCGCGCGGAGCTTGCTTTCGACGGGGCGCGCTGCGGGGCGGACGCTCGGCACCCTCGGTTCGAGGCTCACCGCACGCACCGCCTCCGCGCGAACGAGCGGCACGGGCGCTTCGCCTGCGGCAGGAACCGCTCCGGCGGCGCAGACGCCACAATCAGGCTGGTGCGGCCGGCTGCGGCAACGGCCCTACCTCGCCGCCGGCCTCGCGGCCCTCGCCCTGCCGCTGGTCTTCGTCGCTGGCCTCGTCCTCTACAGTTTCGCGACCCTGCCCCCGCTCGGCGGCGTAGTGCCGGAAGGCGGCCAGCGCGCCCTCACGGTGGAGGCGGATGACGGAAGGGTCTTCGCCACGCGCGGTGCCTTCCAGGGCCAGAAGCTCACGGCGGCGGACATGCCCGCTCATCTCGCCCAGGCGGTGGTCTCCATCGAGGACCGGCGGTTCTACTCGCATTGGGGGGTCGATCCGCGCGGGCTGGTGCGGGCGCTCTGGCGCAACACCGTGAGCGGCGGCGTGCGCGAGGGCGCGTCCACCATCACGCAGCAATATGTCCGGCTCACCTCCCTGACCCAGGAGAAGACGCTGCGCCGGAAGATCCAGGAGGCGTTCCTGGCCCTGCGCGTCGAGAGCACGATGTCGAAGGAGGACATCCTCCTCGGCTATCTCAACACCGCCTATTTCGGGGCCGGCGCCTATGGCATCGACGCCGCGTCGCGGCGCTATTTCGGCAAGGGCGCGAAGGCGCTGACGCTTCCCGAGGCGGCGATGCTGGCGGGCCTCGTCCGCGCGCCGTCACAGCTCGCACCGACGCGCAATTTCGGCGGTGCCAAGGAGCGCGCCGACATCGTGCTGCAGACCATGGTCGAGACCGGCGCGATCACCGCCGCCGAGGCCGACAAGGCACGCGCCGAGACGATCACCCTGCGCACCCCGCCCGAGACGCCGCCGGGCACCAATTACTTCCTCGACATGGTGTCGGCGGACGCCAAGCGCCTGTCGGACACATCCGGCGACGTCACCCTGCGCACCACCCTGAACCTGGATCTGCAGAGTCTGGCGGAGGGCGTCATCGCCCGGCGGCTCGATGCGGAAGGGGGCAAGAAGAAGGCGAGCCAGGGCGCCATGGTCGTCCTGAACAAGGAGGGCGCGATCCTCGCCATGGTGGGCGGGCGCGATTACGAGGACAGCCAGTTCAACCGGGCGACCCAGGCCAAGCGCCAGGCCGGCTCGCTGTTCAAGCTGTTCGTCTACCTCACCGCCTATGAGAAGGGCCTCTCGCCGGAGACGGTGCTGGTGGACCGGCCGATCCAGATCGGGGATTGGGAGCCGCAGAATGCGAGCGGCCGTTTCCGGGGCGCGGTCCCCCTCCGCACCGCCTTCGCGCAATCGATCAACACCATCGCTGCGCAACTCGCCGATGAGATCGGCATGGCCTCCGTGATCGAGACCGCACGCAAGCTTGGCGTCACCTCCGATCTACCCAACGTCCCGAGCCTGGCGCTCGGCTCGGCCGAAGTCTCCCTGCTGGAGATGACACGGGCCTATGCCGGCGTTCTGGCCAGCGCCCAGCCCCTCGACACCTATGGCGTCCATGCCATTCGCGGGGCCGGCCCCGACCCGCTCTACCTGCGCCCCGACGCCAAGCCGGCGACGCCGCTGCCGGGCGAGAGCCGCGCGATGATGCTGGATTCACTCCAGGCGGTGGTGGATAGCGGAACCGGGCGGGCCGCGCGGATCACCAACCTCGCGGTGGGCGGCAAGACCGGGACGACGCAGGATTACCGCGATGCCTGGTTCGTCGGGGTGACTCCGGACCTCGTCGTCGGCGTCTGGGTCGGCAACGACGACAATTCCTCGATGAACAAGGTCGGCGGCGGCGACCTGCCGGCGGCGATCTTCAAGGATTTCACCCAGCGCGCCACCGTCCAGATGGCGTCTCGGCGCAAGCGCCCCTCGGCCGCCCGCGCCGAGCCGGCTCCGGCTGCCAAGGAGACCGCTGCAGCCGGGGCGTTGCGCGGCGTGCCGGAGGTGATCGACACCGGCACTCTCTCGTTCCGTGGCCGGACGGTGCGCCTGCTGGGCGTCGATGGCGAGCGCGGCGCCCTGGCGCGCCAACTCGCGCGCTATCTACGCCGGCGCGAAGTCGTCTGCGCGCCGGCGGCAGGCGGCGCGACCGACGAGACACAGCCGACGGGCCTGCGCTGCCAGATCGACGGCGACGACCTCGCATCGTTGATCCTCACGGCCGGCGGTGCCCGCGCGTCGGAGGATGCCCCATCGGACCTTCTGGCGGCGGAGGAGCAGGCCCGGTCCGAACGGGCCGGTTTGTGGCGGCGCGAGCGGTAG
- the acrF gene encoding Multidrug export protein AcrF, whose product MKNFNLSEWALEHRSFVWFLMLVSMLAGFLAYEKLGREEDPPFAIKTMIVQARWPGATISDTLDQVTERIEKELQQIDAVDFSRSYTTPGQTTVFVQLRETTPPKTIPGIFYQVRKRIGDIGSTFPQGIQGPFFNDEFGDVFGNVYAFTADGVSMRQLRDYVERVRADLKKVNNAGKMQLLGAQDEVIYLDFSTRKLAGLGVDQAAVIATLQAQNAIAPSGVIQAGPERVSVRVGGQFVSEDSLRTINLRVNDRFFRLSDVAEISRGFTDPPTALFRFNGQPAIGLAIAMQPSGNLLTFGHDLKARMKKLEGELPYGVGIHLVSDQPKIVEEAVGGFTKALIEAVVIVLGVSFISLGWRAGLVVSFSIPLVLAVVFVVMQVMGVTLQRISLGALIISLGLLVDDAMITVEMMVARLEVGDTLKKAATFAYTSTAFPMLTGTLVTVAGFLPIGFNGSAAGEYTYSLFVVIAASLLISWVVAVLFAPLIGVKLLPKTIKKHHDKPSFLLRTFRAMLLPAMRFRWITVAFCVGLLGLSLYGIQFVQQQFFPASDRPEILVDMTLPQNASIAETKAQMDRFEATLKGDPEILRWSSYVGQGAVRFYLPLDQQLGNAFFGQIIVVTSSLEARDKMIQKFEALAAKEFVGTDVFVHSLDLGPPVGRPIQYRLSGPDLQKVRGLALQLSNIVASSPNVGLPNLDWNEPGKVLKVDIIQDKARQLGVTSEDIAGLLNGIVGGRSITQVRDSIYLVDVVGRAQAAERNSVETLQSLQVPLSNGSVVPLLAFATVSYELEQPIVWRRDRLPTITVRAAIVDDTQAPTIVNALDPAIKAFEKTLPDGYTLAVGGAVEESAKGSGPIAAVAPVMLLAMAMFLMIQLQSFQKLFLVASVAPLGLIGVVAILLPFGKPLGFVAILGVLALIGIIIRNSVILVMQIDEYDREGYAPWDAVVEATCHRMRPILLTAGAASLALIPIAREVFWGPMAYAMIGGIIAATFLTLFFLPALYVGWYRIKAPKGDRPAGGASTAPSAPHHAEA is encoded by the coding sequence GTGAAGAACTTCAACCTGTCCGAATGGGCGCTCGAGCACCGCTCCTTCGTCTGGTTCCTGATGCTCGTCTCGATGCTGGCGGGCTTCCTCGCCTACGAGAAGCTCGGTCGCGAGGAAGACCCGCCCTTCGCTATCAAGACCATGATCGTGCAGGCGCGCTGGCCCGGTGCCACGATCAGCGACACGCTGGATCAGGTCACCGAGCGGATCGAGAAGGAATTGCAGCAGATCGACGCCGTCGATTTCAGCCGCAGCTACACCACGCCCGGCCAGACCACCGTCTTTGTCCAATTGCGCGAAACGACGCCGCCCAAGACCATTCCGGGCATCTTCTATCAGGTGCGCAAGCGCATCGGCGATATCGGCAGCACTTTCCCGCAAGGGATCCAGGGGCCGTTCTTCAACGACGAGTTTGGCGACGTCTTCGGTAACGTCTATGCGTTCACCGCCGATGGTGTCTCGATGCGCCAATTGCGCGACTATGTGGAGCGGGTGCGGGCGGACCTGAAGAAGGTCAACAATGCCGGCAAGATGCAGCTCCTCGGCGCGCAGGACGAGGTCATTTATCTCGACTTCTCCACCCGCAAGCTCGCCGGTCTCGGTGTCGACCAGGCCGCCGTCATCGCGACGCTTCAGGCGCAGAACGCCATCGCCCCCTCCGGTGTGATCCAGGCCGGCCCCGAGCGCGTCTCCGTGCGGGTCGGCGGCCAGTTCGTCTCCGAAGACAGCCTCAGGACCATCAACCTGCGGGTGAACGACCGGTTCTTCCGCCTGTCCGATGTGGCCGAGATCTCGCGCGGCTTCACCGATCCGCCCACCGCCCTGTTCCGGTTCAACGGCCAGCCGGCGATCGGCCTCGCCATCGCCATGCAGCCCTCCGGCAACCTCCTGACCTTCGGCCACGATCTCAAGGCGCGGATGAAGAAGCTCGAAGGCGAGCTGCCCTACGGCGTCGGCATCCACCTCGTCTCCGACCAGCCGAAGATCGTCGAAGAGGCGGTGGGCGGCTTCACCAAGGCCCTGATCGAGGCCGTGGTCATCGTGCTGGGCGTCAGCTTCATCAGTCTCGGCTGGCGGGCGGGCCTCGTAGTCTCGTTCTCGATTCCCCTCGTCCTCGCCGTGGTCTTCGTGGTGATGCAGGTGATGGGCGTCACGCTCCAGCGCATCTCGCTGGGCGCCCTCATCATCTCGCTGGGGCTCCTCGTCGACGACGCCATGATCACCGTGGAGATGATGGTCGCGCGGCTGGAGGTGGGCGACACCCTGAAGAAGGCGGCGACCTTCGCCTATACCTCCACCGCGTTCCCGATGCTCACCGGCACGCTGGTCACCGTGGCGGGCTTCCTCCCCATCGGCTTCAACGGCTCGGCGGCGGGTGAATACACCTACAGCCTGTTCGTGGTCATCGCGGCTTCGCTGCTGATTTCATGGGTCGTGGCGGTGCTGTTCGCGCCGCTCATCGGCGTGAAGCTCCTGCCGAAGACCATCAAGAAGCATCACGACAAACCGAGCTTCCTGCTCCGTACCTTCCGCGCCATGCTGCTCCCGGCCATGCGCTTCCGCTGGATCACCGTGGCCTTCTGCGTCGGCCTGCTCGGCCTGTCGCTCTACGGCATCCAGTTCGTGCAGCAGCAGTTCTTCCCGGCCTCCGACCGTCCCGAGATCCTCGTGGACATGACCCTGCCGCAGAATGCCAGCATCGCCGAGACCAAGGCCCAGATGGATCGGTTCGAGGCGACGCTGAAGGGCGATCCCGAGATCCTGCGCTGGAGCTCCTATGTCGGGCAGGGCGCGGTGCGCTTCTACCTTCCCCTGGACCAGCAGCTCGGCAACGCGTTCTTCGGCCAGATCATCGTCGTGACCTCGTCGCTCGAGGCGCGGGACAAGATGATCCAGAAATTCGAGGCGCTGGCGGCCAAGGAGTTCGTCGGCACCGACGTCTTCGTCCACTCCCTCGATCTCGGCCCCCCCGTGGGCCGACCGATCCAGTATCGGCTGAGCGGACCCGATCTCCAGAAGGTGCGCGGCCTCGCGCTCCAGCTCAGCAACATCGTCGCATCGAGCCCGAATGTCGGCCTGCCGAACCTCGATTGGAACGAGCCGGGCAAGGTGCTGAAGGTCGACATCATCCAGGACAAGGCGCGCCAGCTCGGCGTCACCTCGGAGGATATCGCCGGACTCCTCAACGGCATCGTCGGCGGCCGCTCGATCACGCAGGTGCGCGATTCGATCTACCTCGTGGACGTGGTCGGCCGCGCCCAGGCGGCGGAACGCAACTCCGTCGAGACGCTGCAAAGCCTGCAGGTGCCGCTGTCGAACGGTAGCGTCGTGCCCCTGCTGGCCTTCGCCACCGTGAGCTACGAACTCGAACAGCCCATCGTCTGGCGCCGCGACCGCCTGCCCACCATCACGGTGCGGGCGGCGATCGTCGACGACACCCAGGCGCCCACCATCGTCAACGCCCTCGATCCGGCCATCAAGGCCTTCGAGAAGACCCTGCCGGACGGCTACACCCTGGCGGTCGGCGGTGCGGTGGAGGAGAGCGCCAAGGGCAGCGGACCCATCGCGGCGGTGGCGCCGGTGATGCTGCTCGCCATGGCGATGTTCCTGATGATCCAGCTCCAGAGCTTCCAGAAGCTGTTCCTGGTGGCGAGCGTGGCGCCCCTCGGCCTCATCGGCGTGGTGGCGATCCTGCTGCCCTTCGGCAAGCCGCTGGGCTTCGTCGCCATCCTCGGCGTGCTGGCGCTCATCGGCATCATCATCCGCAACTCGGTGATCCTGGTGATGCAGATCGACGAGTACGACCGCGAGGGCTACGCCCCGTGGGACGCGGTGGTGGAGGCGACCTGCCACCGGATGCGGCCGATCCTGCTTACCGCCGGTGCGGCGAGCCTCGCCCTCATCCCCATCGCGCGGGAGGTCTTCTGGGGACCGATGGCATACGCCATGATCGGCGGCATCATCGCCGCCACCTTCCTCACCCTGTTCTTCCTGCCCGCGCTCTATGTCGGCTGGTACCGCATCAAGGCTCCGAAGGGGGATCGGCCCGCGGGCGGCGCATCGACGGCCCCGTCGGCGCCCCACCACGCCGAGGCCTGA
- the garR_2 gene encoding 2-hydroxy-3-oxopropionate reductase, translating to MKIGILGSGSMGAILARTFSAAGHSVKVANSRDPSTIDADVLSNGAQAVTKEDAVADAEVVILSIPFFGIAALAPLLAGLPAETVVIDTSNYVPARDGQIEAIDNGQADSVWVAERLGRPIAKAWNSIYSVTLKEMGRPAGHPERIAAPVAADRARDREVTMALVEETGFDAYDAGTLADSWRQQTGAPCYCTEVTLADLPRALQATDRARLSKRRDLMFAVYQERFDDGSNPGRDFIVGLSRILNAA from the coding sequence ATGAAGATTGGCATACTCGGCAGCGGCTCCATGGGTGCCATCCTGGCCAGGACGTTCAGCGCCGCCGGACATTCGGTGAAGGTCGCGAACTCTCGTGATCCGAGCACCATCGATGCCGACGTGCTGTCCAACGGGGCGCAGGCGGTGACGAAGGAGGATGCGGTCGCCGATGCCGAGGTGGTCATCCTGTCGATCCCCTTCTTCGGCATCGCCGCCCTCGCGCCGTTGCTCGCCGGATTACCCGCCGAGACCGTGGTGATCGATACGTCGAACTACGTCCCGGCGCGTGACGGGCAGATCGAGGCGATCGACAACGGTCAGGCGGACAGCGTCTGGGTCGCCGAACGCCTCGGTCGTCCCATCGCGAAGGCGTGGAACTCGATCTACTCCGTGACGCTGAAGGAAATGGGCCGGCCCGCAGGCCACCCGGAGCGCATCGCCGCCCCCGTGGCGGCCGACCGCGCCCGGGACCGGGAGGTGACGATGGCCCTCGTCGAGGAGACGGGCTTCGATGCCTATGATGCGGGGACGCTCGCGGATTCGTGGCGGCAGCAAACGGGCGCGCCCTGTTACTGCACCGAGGTGACGCTGGCCGACTTGCCCAGAGCACTGCAGGCGACCGACCGGGCACGCTTGAGCAAGCGGCGGGACCTGATGTTCGCCGTATATCAGGAGCGGTTCGACGACGGGTCGAATCCGGGCCGGGACTTCATCGTCGGTCTCTCGAGAATACTGAACGCCGCATAG
- a CDS encoding S-adenosyl-L-methionine-binding protein, which produces MIDPIDRRPGEETVTLPASHDAGLYFIGHIRTPWASRAECPKNGLQTDAICTVEVDAAFAPGLQNVEGASHLIVLYWMDRAARDIVRQKPRHAEGSRGTFSLRSPARPNPIALSVVELLGIDGATLSVRGLDCLDGTPLLDIKPYYATTDSRPGATIDRAGTATTSEVSEAFEASRTHDVSGATR; this is translated from the coding sequence ATGATCGACCCAATCGACCGGCGGCCCGGCGAAGAGACCGTCACGCTGCCCGCCTCGCACGATGCCGGGCTCTATTTCATCGGCCATATCCGGACCCCGTGGGCGAGCAGGGCCGAATGCCCGAAAAACGGGCTTCAGACCGATGCAATCTGCACAGTGGAGGTCGATGCCGCCTTCGCCCCCGGTTTGCAGAACGTGGAGGGGGCGAGCCATCTCATCGTGCTCTACTGGATGGACCGGGCCGCCCGGGACATCGTGCGCCAGAAGCCGCGCCATGCGGAGGGCAGCCGGGGCACATTCTCCCTGCGCTCGCCAGCGCGCCCGAACCCCATCGCGCTCTCGGTGGTAGAACTCCTGGGCATCGACGGGGCAACGTTGAGCGTCCGGGGGCTCGACTGCCTCGACGGCACGCCGCTCCTCGACATCAAGCCCTATTACGCCACGACGGATTCGCGGCCGGGCGCCACCATCGACAGGGCCGGCACGGCGACGACCTCAGAGGTATCGGAGGCCTTCGAGGCCTCGAGGACCCATGACGTGTCGGGAGCTACCCGGTGA